The Candidatus Angelobacter sp. genome includes a region encoding these proteins:
- a CDS encoding family 43 glycosylhydrolase: MKQVATRFNAVLALMCIVVSVATTGETGALYSNPVLAGDYPDPSVIRVGKDYWATATSSEWGPQFPILRSRDLVNWKVEGSVFAKRPEWAVGNFWAPEISEYHGRYFVYYVGRKRGGPLSVAVATADKPEGPYADHGPLVSQDAGSIDPVPATDEKGDRYLIWKEDGNSRKLHTLIWVQKLSDDGTQLAGDRKELIRNDTPWEGAVVEGPFVLRCSGWFYLFYSGSGCCGRGCTYALGVARARALLGPWEKNPANPILAGNNHWKCPGHGSIVTDERNRNFLLYHAYDAGTFVYTGREMLLDEIKFGDDGWPVINDGNGPSVTAPSPFGVTQNRNEYSFFDDFTGERLGPGWQWPQGNEPSVRLDPANGGQLVLAPVDEHAGDPVGAVIARSTTSGDYAATTVIDARGLKLGAFAGLSAFGDPGNALGLAVGEGKAVVWQREKGRHKMLAELNDVTWPSVYLRLTATGGNRFRFTVSSDGREWKGIGETAEGGYLPPWDRSVRVALTVGGVVGAEGRFNSFRITPSSPTSGPNGADQ, encoded by the coding sequence ATGAAACAGGTTGCCACCAGATTCAATGCGGTGCTCGCTTTGATGTGCATAGTCGTTTCAGTCGCGACTACGGGCGAAACAGGCGCCCTGTACTCCAATCCGGTTCTGGCCGGTGATTATCCCGATCCATCCGTCATCCGGGTCGGCAAAGACTATTGGGCGACGGCGACGTCGTCCGAGTGGGGGCCGCAGTTCCCCATTCTGCGCTCGCGTGACCTGGTGAACTGGAAGGTCGAAGGATCGGTCTTCGCGAAGCGTCCGGAGTGGGCGGTCGGCAATTTCTGGGCGCCGGAGATCTCAGAGTATCACGGGCGCTACTTCGTATATTACGTGGGCCGCAAGAGGGGCGGGCCGTTAAGCGTGGCGGTGGCGACAGCGGACAAGCCAGAGGGGCCGTACGCGGATCACGGGCCGCTGGTTTCGCAGGATGCCGGCTCCATTGATCCTGTACCTGCAACCGATGAAAAGGGGGACCGCTATCTGATCTGGAAAGAGGACGGAAACAGCCGGAAGCTGCACACCCTTATCTGGGTGCAAAAACTCTCCGACGATGGCACGCAACTCGCGGGTGACAGGAAAGAACTCATTCGCAACGACACTCCCTGGGAAGGCGCGGTGGTGGAGGGCCCTTTCGTGTTGCGGTGCTCGGGATGGTTCTATCTGTTTTACTCGGGTTCGGGCTGTTGCGGTCGCGGATGCACCTACGCCCTGGGCGTCGCCCGCGCCCGCGCGCTCCTGGGGCCGTGGGAAAAAAATCCAGCGAACCCCATCCTCGCCGGCAATAATCACTGGAAGTGTCCCGGCCATGGCAGCATCGTTACGGATGAGCGAAACCGCAATTTCCTGCTTTACCACGCCTACGACGCCGGGACGTTCGTTTATACGGGTCGCGAAATGCTGCTCGACGAAATAAAGTTCGGCGACGACGGCTGGCCCGTGATCAACGACGGAAACGGGCCGAGTGTGACCGCGCCGTCGCCGTTCGGTGTTACTCAGAACAGGAACGAATATTCTTTCTTCGACGATTTTACAGGCGAGCGGCTTGGTCCCGGCTGGCAATGGCCGCAGGGGAACGAGCCGTCCGTTCGCCTCGACCCGGCGAACGGCGGCCAGCTCGTGCTTGCGCCCGTCGATGAACACGCCGGTGATCCAGTGGGCGCGGTCATCGCGCGCTCAACCACGTCGGGCGACTACGCCGCGACGACAGTGATAGACGCGCGTGGGTTGAAACTGGGCGCTTTTGCCGGTCTGTCTGCTTTTGGCGATCCGGGGAACGCGCTTGGTCTCGCCGTTGGCGAAGGCAAAGCGGTTGTCTGGCAGCGTGAGAAAGGCAGGCACAAGATGCTCGCAGAATTGAACGACGTGACCTGGCCGAGTGTTTATCTGCGCCTGACCGCGACGGGCGGCAATCGTTTTCGGTTTACCGTGAGCTCCGACGGGCGCGAATGGAAAGGGATCGGCGAAACGGCAGAGGGCGGTTACCTGCCGCCGTGGGACCGCAGCGTGCGCGTGGCGCTGACCGTGGGAGGTGTCGTCGGCGCGGAGGGACGGTTCAATTCGTTTCGTATCACCCCGTCGTCACCGACGTCCGGCCCAAATGGGGCCGACCAATGA